The Microbacterium maritypicum genome contains a region encoding:
- a CDS encoding HAD-IA family hydrolase: MPEALPDLFHADGVLFDLDGVLTPTAEVHMRAWKAVFDDVFARWGITVPYTDADYYDYVDGKKRYDGVASLMRSRNVELPWGDVDDEPTAETVCGIGNRKNAAFAASLRAQGIAPYPGSLALVESLHAVGIPLGVVSSSKNAEEVLGAAGLRSFFRIVVDGVVAERDGLASKPAADMFAAGAAALGVDPARAVAVEDATSGAASAAAAGFATVVGVDRGAGADALRAAGATVVVDDLDVFLPASRNDIPETA; encoded by the coding sequence GTGCCTGAAGCACTGCCCGACCTGTTCCACGCCGACGGCGTGCTCTTCGACCTCGACGGCGTGCTCACCCCGACGGCCGAGGTGCACATGCGTGCCTGGAAGGCCGTCTTCGACGATGTGTTCGCGCGATGGGGCATCACGGTGCCCTACACCGACGCCGACTATTACGACTACGTCGACGGCAAGAAGCGCTACGACGGTGTCGCGAGCCTGATGCGCAGCCGCAACGTTGAGCTGCCCTGGGGCGATGTCGACGACGAGCCGACCGCCGAGACCGTCTGCGGCATCGGCAACCGCAAGAACGCTGCGTTCGCCGCGTCTCTGCGCGCTCAGGGGATCGCGCCGTACCCCGGCTCGCTCGCGCTCGTCGAGAGCCTGCACGCCGTGGGCATCCCGCTCGGCGTGGTGTCGAGCTCCAAGAACGCCGAAGAGGTGCTGGGGGCCGCGGGCCTGCGCTCCTTCTTCCGGATCGTGGTCGACGGCGTCGTCGCCGAACGCGACGGACTCGCCTCCAAGCCCGCGGCCGACATGTTCGCCGCCGGTGCCGCAGCCCTCGGGGTCGACCCGGCACGTGCCGTCGCCGTCGAGGACGCCACCTCCGGCGCCGCATCCGCAGCCGCAGCCGGCTTCGCGACCGTGGTCGGCGTCGACCGCGGTGCGGGCGCCGACGCCCTGCGTGCCGCCGGCGCCACCGTCGTGGTCGACGACCTCGACGTGTTCCTTCCCGCTTCCCGCAACGACATCCCGGAGACCGCATGA